The following coding sequences lie in one Sinorhizobium fredii USDA 257 genomic window:
- a CDS encoding tyrosine phosphatase family protein, producing MAGIVVSPLGRIAEMAVRHGCREMLSLVARGQDFHRPGVIDATKHLTIGVNDISFAGTGDLIAPQEAHVAQIIDFARKWDRSRPLLVHCWMGISRSPAAALIAALAVAPDQDDEALVKRLRLASPFATPNTRIIEIGDEALSRQGRLVAAVRAIGRGADADGNAPFFLRLLPENERYAP from the coding sequence ATGGCAGGCATCGTCGTATCGCCGCTCGGCCGCATCGCAGAAATGGCCGTCCGCCACGGTTGCCGCGAGATGCTCAGCCTGGTGGCACGAGGACAGGATTTTCACCGACCGGGAGTGATCGACGCGACCAAGCACCTGACGATCGGCGTCAACGACATCAGCTTTGCCGGAACGGGGGATCTGATCGCGCCGCAGGAGGCACATGTCGCGCAGATCATCGACTTCGCCCGCAAGTGGGACCGCTCGCGACCGCTCCTCGTCCATTGCTGGATGGGGATTTCCCGCTCGCCCGCCGCGGCACTGATCGCAGCTCTCGCCGTCGCGCCGGACCAGGACGACGAGGCGCTCGTAAAACGCTTGCGGCTCGCCTCGCCCTTCGCGACGCCGAACACACGCATCATCGAGATCGGCGACGAGGCGCTGTCGCGGCAAGGACGGCTCGTCGCCGCGGTGCGGGCAATCGGCCGCGGTGCGGACGCCGACGGCAATGCGCCCTTCTTCCTGCGTCTTCTCCCGGAAAATGAGCGCTATGCACCCTGA
- a CDS encoding YfbR-like 5'-deoxynucleotidase, which yields MMNARAWQRMLSGRRLDLLDPSPLDVELSDIAHGLARVARWNGQTVGDHAFSVAQHSLLVEDIFRRTNRCNAGDCLMALLHDAPEYVIGDMISPFKAVVGGGYKAVEKRLGSAVHLRFGLPPHTPKELKERIKKADRVAAYFEATELAGFSPEEARKFFGQPRGVTRETLLIDPLPAVDAQRLFAARFTSLEAEWTKTSQEA from the coding sequence ATGATGAATGCGCGCGCGTGGCAGCGGATGCTTTCCGGTCGACGGCTCGATCTGCTCGACCCCTCGCCGCTCGACGTCGAGCTTTCGGATATCGCCCACGGCCTTGCCCGGGTGGCCCGCTGGAACGGCCAGACAGTTGGCGATCACGCCTTTTCCGTCGCCCAGCATAGCCTGTTGGTCGAAGATATCTTTCGCCGGACCAACCGTTGCAACGCGGGCGACTGCCTGATGGCGCTCCTTCACGATGCGCCCGAATATGTCATCGGCGACATGATTTCGCCGTTCAAGGCCGTGGTCGGCGGAGGTTACAAGGCGGTGGAGAAGCGGCTCGGAAGCGCCGTCCATCTGCGCTTCGGCTTGCCGCCCCATACCCCCAAGGAGCTCAAGGAGCGGATCAAGAAAGCCGACCGCGTCGCCGCCTATTTCGAAGCGACCGAACTTGCCGGCTTTTCACCGGAGGAGGCGCGCAAGTTCTTCGGCCAGCCGCGTGGCGTCACGCGCGAGACCCTGCTGATCGATCCCTTGCCGGCGGTCGATGCGCAGCGGCTTTTCGCCGCGCGTTTCACTTCGCTGGAAGCGGAGTGGACCAAAACGAGCCAGGAGGCCTGA